Genomic window (bacterium):
AATGCCTCTACTAATTTACCAAGTACCTTTGATGCATATTCCAATCTAATACTCCGCAATCTTCTTAAACTTACATTCCCAATCCGGGAATATTTAATCCTCCGGGCAGGCCGCCAAGCAAACCTCCTGCTATCTTCTGCATCTCTTCGTTTGCCATCTCTCTTGATTTCTCAAGCGCCTGATTAACAGCAGCTGTAACCAAATCTTCAAGTATTTCTACATCATCTTTATCAACAACTTCAGGATCTATTTTAACAGATACAATATGCTGTTTCCCGCTTGCACACACTGTAACCATACCGCCCCCTGCACTTCCCTCAACAGTCATCTTGGCAAGAGCCTGCTGGACTTCTTCCATCTCTTTTTGAAGTTTTTGAAGCATCCCGAACTGAGCTGCCATATTTTTTTTCATCTATCTATTCTCCTGTTAACTTACAACATCAGCACCGAACTCATCTACTATCCTCTTCAGAACAGGGTTCGATTTTGCCATCTCGGACAACTTCTTTTTTTCTGCATCCGGCTGCATTACAGCTCCGTCCTGAGTAACATCCTTTTTAATGCATGTAAATGTTACCCCTGTTCCAAATACATCCGCAAGAACCCCGTCAACTACACTGCGGGAACGCAGGATTGCATCTATGTGGAACCAGTTCGATTCCTGAAATGCTATTTCAATAACATTATCCTCAACATTGGTAATCACACCATCCTGAATAAAAGATCCCACTGT
Coding sequences:
- a CDS encoding YbaB/EbfC family nucleoid-associated protein encodes the protein MAAQFGMLQKLQKEMEEVQQALAKMTVEGSAGGGMVTVCASGKQHIVSVKIDPEVVDKDDVEILEDLVTAAVNQALEKSREMANEEMQKIAGGLLGGLPGGLNIPGLGM